TATGAATATGCTTTAAAAGCATGTATAAcattatgaaataaattcaaaaaatgtaaaggCGGATATCAAATGcgcacacatatatatacacacacacatttatatagaaattaattaaaaagttatCACAACTATTGAAACGATGAAAAGGCATGTAGATAGAAAGCCAGTTTATTTTGTCATATAAGccacatgtatatatatgcatgaaGAGTAGGGGAAAgggaaaacaaaaaataccTAAGCTAAAAAGAGTGTGAACTTGTATAAAtccaaaacaaaaaataagtttaaAAACTATGGCTTAAAAAGTTacgatttaaaaaattcttcTAATATATGTCCAACAGTATTAGGGTAAGATAGATGGGATGcaaaataaagatgaaGACATTTTAATGTCAAAAAGTTAAGTATACCTCCAATTCCTTTAATTCTCAatgtattaatttttcgAAGTATTTCTGAAATTGTATTTGtatcaattttatatgtttgtaaaaatatatttaatatatcagGTTGTATTTGAAAAGGGTTAATATATGTTCCTATTGTTATatcttctatatttttattatcttgATATTGTTTTAGGAATATATccgaatttaaaaaaaacatataaaaaaataataatatttttttattaatatgtcTTAATCttataacaatatattttaaatgatcataaattaaaaattgtctTAATAAgttaaatttttcatttttttgatttataagattttcaatattttttattatatttactttttctAAATGAGATATATAtccacatatatttttattaactaGCCAATAAATTGTTGGAAATGGTCTAATATGTTTaagtaaaattatttcattttctatttctgttttatttttgacaCATTTCATTTCTTCTTCATATTCTTCATCTTCTCCATCATCTtgattttgataattttttgttttatatcctatatcttcattttgcattttataatttaaacatGTGGAATCTTGGCTAGCTATACTCATTTCAGTATTACTTGTTAATGTGCTATCATTCATTAAAGTGTATTCATAATTACTTGAAGCATGTTCAACTTTTGTTATTTCATCATGCATAGTATAACTActttcatattttgtagTACCATATTTTGCTGTATTCTCTAAAGCATCATTCGTGTCACTAAATTTATCTTGTATATAAGTATGAGTATTTGAATtgtttgataaaatatctgaatttcttttttcatttaaaaactGTTTTTGATCATAactatttgaatttttaagtttttcgtttttttgaTCAATCGGTTTTATGAGTGTGTTAAAATCTGGGGTTTGACTTTTTTCTGATGTTGTAAGAGAGAATGTAGTTTTACtgtctttaatttttttgataataaatttataaaatttttgatctatcttattttcaaaaatcattaaaaagatgaaataaTCGATCGTTAGTTCATCATAATTAGGATCGTTTTCCATGTTCATATCTTCCGATTGTTTAATTTGATGTTGTTTAAAATTtctaaataaatttgaaagTGGAGTTTTttgtgaatataaaaatcgattaataaaatacaaaacaTAGACTCTTTTTTGCTCATCCAATAtttctaatatattttctttttttcgttttttatgatgcttttttttataattttttttattattattttcgttTTTATGTAACTCTTGTTTATATAGGTCGTTTAGAAAAACGGTCCTTACAATATCTACTGATTGTGAATTActaaaacataaatttataagatcatatatatttctttctttataattatatttagttAACTTAAAagatttacatatatttttaaatatttgggtactatcaaaatttataaaaaacggtgaaatattaatagttccgatatctttttttaacatcatttttatttttcttaatcCATTTGGATCACGATTTAAAATGTTGTGGATTTGAGAGAAGTGGCTAAAGCATAATGTAACATCACAATAAGGGTTATTTACAATACTTACACTATTTATGTTATTCCCActgttaataatattgctactattgttattattatttgtttttttaaatatatttgaattatatttagGCAACTTAAAAGATGTATAttgatttttcattttcgcATTATTGCTATTTTGTCGTACTATTTCCCTTTTGCTAtccaatttattttttacgaGATCTCcataatttgtattaaaatttttatcgGAAGACTTACCAAAGCTTCTTTCAAAACTTCTTTCGAaacttttttcaaaatattgtGAATACGCTTGATCGTAATTATTATGGTCATATTTTTCAGAAGCTTCTACGCTTTTTTCAAACTGTTTAGGAGAATCATCTTCGGTATCCAATTCTTTATGTTCAACATATATACTATCACTGTAATGATTTAAAACGGATTCGCTTTCTGACATTGTGCAACttgcataaaataaatcattgGGTGTATTAGCATTACAGTTGTTATTGCAGATACTATTTAGTTCAGTATTTTTTAAGGTAGATGGTATTTCTGAGAAGTCAGAAAGGGATTTATCTGTTTCAgtaaatgtattttttgtatataatatattttctgaTGTATTAAGATCTGTTCCATTGTTTGTTATATTTGAGTTTGTAGTAATAGTCATATTTTGAGAAATAAAGCttgatgataatatttgatTTGGTCCTGATTTTATATCATGACAATTACATGAATTTCTAAAAggtttatttaaaatttcagAATCACTATTATATACACTTGTATGTGATTGCATTagttcatttttaattcgtCTTGTTTTccttcgttttttttttttattattatttttatcaaatttaacaatacataaattaatatttaacgGCTCTTTTATAAAAGCATCAAGACAAagatcattttttatataatcaactactttttcatttttaggaaatttaaatattttgaataaagTAGTATTGCACAAATCTTTTGAAAACATTGAATCATTTGAATAGAGtccattttttcttttatttttaatatcaaaattgttttcaattttcttttctatATCGTTTTCGTGTATAtagttattatttaaattggaACTCCCACATAGACAATATGGTGAATTGATGCAGGTGGAAAATCCAGTggtaatattattattattttcatttttataacttgtaaaattttgattatGTGTATTTGGTTTGggcttattttttttaaatacactTTTTGaactacaaaaaaatttgatatataCTCTATGATTttcaaaacaaatatttttcgatTCTTggatattaattattttatatgaattaacAATTCTTATTAATACTTCATAAGATTTTtcattgtatattttaatatcattagtaattataaatttgaaaatacaaaacaaatctaacttttttaaaaaatcgaGTTGAATTTTAACTTGATCTGTAGATATGTCATCCATTTTGATTtctctttatatatacctaTAACTCTATATTGTGCGATAGTACATACTAATTCACACATAAACCTTTGCCCTATATATCCTTATTGAGAAGGGTATaagtaataaaatgtatagatatatatattgtatatatatatatatgggtATACTATGTTTGGATGCCtacaatattatatgcatactgGTATTAAGCATGGTACTATAATtcataaatacatttttgcCACATATTTTGTCCACcctttttaaattcttatactgttttatttgttctttattactatatatttagttttatttaatttttgtttatccatttaatgttttttattattattatttttttttcatttacaGCTATATAGATTTGTTAGgggaatttattttatatactacGATATCACAACAgcttaaatatattaatgtgGACGTATCATactaatttaaaaaaatatatcatttcaaaataaaaaaaaaaacaaattattaaaaatatttgaaataaataaaacatggATAATGATGGAAATTCCCctcttatatattttgtaaaatttataattttttataaaaatgaatatatgtatatatatattggaaCGATAGCAATTTttccaaatttttttttttttttttttttttatacccgatgttattatatataaaatagagTATAGCATGTATATCTACCccttatacatttttagaatatataaaaatatatttatatattttttaatataatataaaaatcttttattttccaaaatatttaaaaaaaaaaaaaataataaaactttAGTGcaaaaacatattaatgaataatatcggtattccattttttatgttcttattccttttaatttttcaccAATAAGCcatgtaataaaatatatatgcctgtatatatatttgtttatacatGGCTTTAAGTGTATAAccttattatattttcccaTTCTTATAGTCAAATAGAAATAGGAAAATaagataatttttttgacaTACCAGTGCCAAGTTGGTATACATAATGCTGACCATTTTAAactgtatatatatgtatataagaACAGTGGAGTAGCATGctttacaaatataagcGACACTGTTGTGAAGGGCTTGTAGATATATGAGCCCATACATGTGTAATAATAAGGGGGAAGGATTGGTTATTCCCTCTCAAATGCTATACTTGTTTGCATTTACATActacatttttatgttaaaaTGGTAAGGGATAagttaaattttcatattcattcccataaatatatagacaATTGTACTTAATACTACAACATAAGAatgataaatttgtttatttaaaaaaggctatatatataaagatggTGAATTTACACATTATTAGGGTCTTATCAATggaacaataaaaatatgaaaaatactTTCTAAATGTcctgaaataaaaattcacaTTTCTTTATGCATAAGttgaaataattatattggTATGTTTCGCAATTTAATTTTGCCGAATAAGTGTAAAGCAATATAGGGTATCGATTAATGATGTAATCGGGCTTATGATTAAAATGCTATTACAAGGCTTAAATAGaggtatataaaaaacgaaatcatagaaataataagcACTTGCCATTCACTACgtttgtatttaaaaataaaaaataaaaatgcatattacTAAAGCTCGAATGCAAAAGATAGTGGAATAATGTCGCTAGTAATAAAAGCTATGAAGCGAAATATTGTTAATTATGAATTATGGGTAATGactaaataaataataccaTAGTGTTAGCTAAGCTTTTAAGGCTACCTTGTGCTTTTGTTTTCTATTTACTCTTTAAGGGtagagagaaaaaaaattaaaagtaaaaatgaaataaaaacaatttttgaTTTGCAGTACGTATGTTATAGTATATCATAGATATTATTTTGGTGTAGTAAATATCGGAacaaaaatcaaaaaagatataaatatgaaatgtattgaaataataaaataaatgtttatacaaattaaatttgtCATCTTAAGAAccatatgtattatttttcgtaTGCTAAATAtcattgaaaatattaataaaataaatatacagtACTATAAAAAGGTAAGAATTTGagtataaatacaaaataaaaataaatatgttttataatttaagaaaataaataaaacacatttaaaaattatatgcttgtatttatgtatacatGCTTATATCATAtcttttcattataataatttatatcacTATGCtttgtattattacatttacATTGTGCTTATAGCTTTTAATTTCCCtctattttccattttgatATTATACTACcgttttaattattatatatcatatgaCCATATCTATAACACAtagatatttatttatgcacatataatcatttaatttCACTTTTTTAGACCTTTTATgggaatataaaaagcGCACAcaaaagtaataatatcTACACACcctataaatacaaaataaaaataaatagctATTCagttatattttgaaaaatggaaaaaagtTTTATTATGGTTAAGCCTGATGGTGTCCAAAGAGGACTAGTTGGTGTAGTAATTAAACGCTTTGAAAGGAGAGGGTATAAATTAATAGcaatcaaaattttaaatcctacagaagaaatattaaaagagcATTACAAAGAGTTATCTGATCAgccatttttcaaaaagcTTGTGGATTATATAAGTAAAGGACCAGTTGTAGCTATGGTATGGGAAGGAATGGATATAGTTAAACAaggaagaaaaataattggCGAAACAAATCCATTAAATAGTAGTGTAGGAACAATTCGAGGTGATTTTTGTTTAGAAGTTAGTAGGAATGCTGTACATGGTAGTGATTCAGTTGCTTCAGCAAATAGagaaattaatatatggtTTAAGGCTGAGGAATTAATTCAATGGAAAAGCCACTCTAATGATTGGGTGTatgcataattattttattttaaaaaaaaaaaatttttttttttttttgttactttttttttaaccaATATTTATCTCCTAATAGGTTATTATTTCCACATAATACATGTCCTTCATTGAGTATTacatgtatttatataaccTTGTGTGAATGGATATAATACCTTTTTGTTCCCTTGTTATCactaaaattttatattaatttattgtgataataatatggaactgcataataaattaatttatggCTAGCTAACTTTTTAGCTAgctatttttgttttatgtCCTCATAATAGGAACACACtcaataaaacaataaaaaaacaaatcaaACATTAAACTattcaatttatttttcaatataagAACAtttatgcaaaaaataattataataaaataaaaaaattagaaaaatacAAGCGGAATGTCCCACATTAGTTGGGGATAAGTGTGTGTGCAGATCTTTCTACTAGCCATTTGTAATAATGGAAAACCAGCTGTATGGTTGAATTTGAAAAGGGAGTTAAGATTACTATAGTTTAataagttatatatatgtgggTAAAGGAAAATACCCAACCTATTTGCAGGGATGCAAttccaaaatatataaaacaaggAATTAAACCCCATAGTGttattatgcataaatattaacatataaaaggtgtaaaaaataaatatgtaataaaaaaaataaaatcgaaaaaagCATACCCGATATAGGTATTTGATTCCCCGAAAACTAATCATGCTAAGtttaataaagaatatgaGTAAtctcaaataaaaattatgtatttacatatatttatgcatatttataagaatatgtttatatttaattatttatgtgaaaaaaaaaatatgcagaTTTTAAAATAGGTATCAGAGGAAATTTACAAACAAGCTTATAGTGTATAGGTATAATcgtataaataatgtacAATATATAGTACATGATTTTCgaataaatttatgaaaaattaagatattcaaaaaaagaaaaattactATTAGTCAATTTAAGCTATGGATATTCTTCacaatatatgatatattggAAGTTATCACATcgatattataaaatataatattttatggaaatatttatcGATTGTCTTTTTTCCTCAACTAACTTAGTGCCTTGACAACCATATTGACATTAAACTTTTTcaaatgtgtatatttttgtccGACACCAACAAAAACAATTGGTCTTCCAGTAAGATAAACCATAGAAAGGGCAGTACCTACTTTATCATCGACAGTATCAAATTTGGTGAGGATGATACCATCTATAgttcttttatttgtatcaCATGTAGCATCTATTAATGTTtgattaaattttttaagttgATCAATAGCATCATTTCCTACTAATGCTTCTCCAACAAAAAGTATTAAATCtggattatttattaaaattaattttccTAAAGATCTCATTAATGGTTCATTATCTTGCATTCTTCCAGCAGTATCTATTAAAATTACATcgtatttttctttttttgcataAGAAATAGCATCTTTGGCAATAGCAGCTgcattttttccatatccTTTTTCAAATAGATGAACATCTAAGCATTTTGCATGTATTCTTAATTGTTCGATTGCACCTGCTCTAAATGTATCACAAGCTGCaatcataattttaagATTTCCTTTTGATTTTAAATAGTAGCAAACTTTTGCTAAATTTGTAGATTTACCAACACCATTTACTCCTAAGAAGCAGATGGAATATAATTTCCCTAACGACTTTGCTTCTAAAGCTGATCTAAGTACATCTACTGAATCTTTAGGTATTAAAATAGATTGAAGAGTATCTGAAAAGATAGTAGAAACAGTTTTTTTAACGTTTAAAGAAaacattgtt
This genomic interval from Plasmodium chabaudi chabaudi strain AS genome assembly, chromosome: 11 contains the following:
- a CDS encoding nucleoside diphosphate kinase b, putative; the encoded protein is MEKSFIMVKPDGVQRGLVGVVIKRFERRGYKLIAIKILNPTEEILKEHYKELSDQPFFKKLVDYISKGPVVAMVWEGMDIVKQGRKIIGETNPLNSSVGTIRGDFCLEVSRNAVHGSDSVASANREINIWFKAEELIQWKSHSNDWVYA
- a CDS encoding rhoptry protein RHOP148, putative, producing MDDISTDQVKIQLDFLKKLDLFCIFKFIITNDIKIYNEKSYEVLIRIVNSYKIINIQESKNICFENHRVYIKFFCSSKSVFKKNKPKPNTHNQNFTSYKNENNNNITTGFSTCINSPYCLCGSSNLNNNYIHENDIEKKIENNFDIKNKRKNGLYSNDSMFSKDLCNTTLFKIFKFPKNEKVVDYIKNDLCLDAFIKEPLNINLCIVKFDKNNNKKKKRRKTRRIKNELMQSHTSVYNSDSEILNKPFRNSCNCHDIKSGPNQILSSSFISQNMTITTNSNITNNGTDLNTSENILYTKNTFTETDKSLSDFSEIPSTLKNTELNSICNNNCNANTPNDLFYASCTMSESESVLNHYSDSIYVEHKELDTEDDSPKQFEKSVEASEKYDHNNYDQAYSQYFEKSFERSFERSFGKSSDKNFNTNYGDLVKNKLDSKREIVRQNSNNAKMKNQYTSFKLPKYNSNIFKKTNNNNNSSNIINSGNNINSVSIVNNPYCDVTLCFSHFSQIHNILNRDPNGLRKIKMMLKKDIGTINISPFFINFDSTQIFKNICKSFKLTKYNYKERNIYDLINLCFSNSQSVDIVRTVFLNDLYKQELHKNENNNKKNYKKKHHKKRKKENILEILDEQKRVYVLYFINRFLYSQKTPLSNLFRNFKQHQIKQSEDMNMENDPNYDELTIDYFIFLMIFENKIDQKFYKFIIKKIKDSKTTFSLTTSEKSQTPDFNTLIKPIDQKNEKLKNSNSYDQKQFLNEKRNSDILSNNSNTHTYIQDKFSDTNDALENTAKYGTTKYESSYTMHDEITKVEHASSNYEYTLMNDSTLTSNTEMSIASQDSTCLNYKMQNEDIGYKTKNYQNQDDGEDEEYEEEMKCVKNKTEIENEIILLKHIRPFPTIYWLVNKNICGYISHLEKVNIIKNIENLINQKNEKFNLLRQFLIYDHLKYIVIRLRHINKKILLFFYMFFLNSDIFLKQYQDNKNIEDITIGTYINPFQIQPDILNIFLQTYKIDTNTISEILRKINTLRIKGIGGILNFLTLKCLHLYFASHLSYPNTVGHILEEFFKS